CCAAAACACTATACCGCGTGATTCTCGAGCGTCTGCAGATCCAGCCCAGGTTTCGACAGGTAGATAACCAGGCGCTCGTTCACCAGGTGCTCGAAGAAAGCTACCAAAAAGGCCAACAAGTCGTGATTATCGTCGATGAAGCACATGAACTCGACCCGCAGATGCTGGCCGAATTTCGGTTCCTCAACAATTTTCGGGCTGATTCATTCTCGCCGATTTCCCTCTGGCTGGTGGGACAAACAGAATTGCGGGAGAAGATGAAACTCCGAATCCTGACTTCACTATCCGGGAGAATCCAAATTCGCTACCACATGGGGACGTTGACCGAGGCTGAAGTGCAGGACTATGTCTCGAAGCAGCTGGCGAGCGTGGGTCAGGAGAGAACGATTTTCTCAGCTGATGCCGTGAAGTTGATTGCGAGAACCAGCCAAGGTAATCCCCGGTTGATTAACACACTGTGTCGTGGCGCGCTGATCGACGCTGCAACGTTGGGACACAGCGTCGTTGATAACAGTCATGTGGAGCGGGCATGGATGGAGGTGAGCGGCTCATGACGGGAAATCTACGATTCAGTTCACTGCGGGACCGATGGTACTTTGCAGATGAACAAGATGAACATGACTTGCATTGCGGAGACCCGATTGAAATCGAGATCGGCGACAGATATTACTACGCGAGAATAGAGTGGTGTGCTGAGGGATGGTACGCGATCTTCCACGAAGACGACCAGCGCAGTGACGCATTCGTGCTGATGCGCAACCGAACTTACACTGCGAGGTGGATATACTTCTAGACGAGCACGTTGGCAGGAGGGTCGCCTAAGGCGGCCCCCTTTATTTATTCAAAGGCCGACAAAATGCGTGAAACTTCCGCGCCGATTCCAGGTGACAATGACATCTGGAATTTCACCGTCAAATAATCCGAGCGGCCACACACGATTGTAGCGATCATTATTCCGATTTTGTATTTTATTGTAATGTTGACGAGTCAAAGAACTACTGATGTAGAAAAATCGAGAATTCGAGCTTATATTTTCTTGTTCATCGCCTCAGTGTTCTTCTGGATTATCGATGAACAAGGCTCAACGACTTTGGCTGTATTCGCAGATCAAAGAACGAACTTGAATGCTTTTGGTTTTATGATTCCGTCGTCCTGGTTCCAATCGCTGAATCCTATATGTACAGTCATTTTGGCGCCTACTTTTGCTTTTATTTGGATCAAAATAGGACACAGACAACCGAAGACGCCGCGGAAATTCGCTTTCGGGCTCGTTTTTGCCGGACTGTCATTTTTAATCTTAACCCTGCCCTCGCTTTTATCTGGCACTGATGTTAAGGCAAGTCCGTTCTGG
Above is a genomic segment from Alicyclobacillus cycloheptanicus containing:
- a CDS encoding DUF5348 domain-containing protein, coding for MTGNLRFSSLRDRWYFADEQDEHDLHCGDPIEIEIGDRYYYARIEWCAEGWYAIFHEDDQRSDAFVLMRNRTYTARWIYF
- a CDS encoding ExeA family protein; this encodes MMTEFFGFAQEPFDRDIPVERLVAFHGHSELSARLIYATEHRHMALVTGDTGTGKTTAVRAVMKRMDESQYKFMYIANAGLTPKTLYRVILERLQIQPRFRQVDNQALVHQVLEESYQKGQQVVIIVDEAHELDPQMLAEFRFLNNFRADSFSPISLWLVGQTELREKMKLRILTSLSGRIQIRYHMGTLTEAEVQDYVSKQLASVGQERTIFSADAVKLIARTSQGNPRLINTLCRGALIDAATLGHSVVDNSHVERAWMEVSGS
- a CDS encoding peptide MFS transporter, translated to MLTSQRTTDVEKSRIRAYIFLFIASVFFWIIDEQGSTTLAVFADQRTNLNAFGFMIPSSWFQSLNPICTVILAPTFAFIWIKIGHRQPKTPRKFAFGLVFAGLSFLILTLPSLLSGTDVKASPFWLVASYFLVIVGAMCLSPVGLSATTKLAPAAFSAQTMSLWLISDATAQGINAQIVPLFKPATEVSYFGLVGGIIMILGVILFFFAPRIHHMMRGID